A genomic window from Sphingobacterium spiritivorum includes:
- a CDS encoding nuclear transport factor 2 family protein has product MKNLIKTVAVVLFIAITSSSFASGIYNPGKNYSADAVISNYIETTTMGNPENVENLFTDNFFQTVSTPAKVITHSKKPFIDYVKSQKGYVQNCQTSHTIIERNDNCAIAKITLTYQNFTKVEYVTVCSDGEVWKVSQVVTSYPKK; this is encoded by the coding sequence ATGAAAAATCTAATCAAAACTGTAGCTGTTGTATTATTCATTGCAATAACATCAAGCTCTTTTGCTTCAGGAATCTATAATCCCGGCAAAAATTATTCAGCAGATGCTGTGATCAGCAATTATATTGAAACGACTACCATGGGAAATCCCGAAAATGTAGAGAATCTGTTTACCGATAATTTCTTTCAGACCGTATCTACTCCTGCAAAAGTAATAACCCATTCAAAAAAGCCATTTATAGACTATGTAAAAAGCCAGAAAGGATATGTACAGAACTGTCAGACAAGTCATACCATTATCGAACGCAATGACAACTGCGCAATTGCTAAAATCACATTGACCTACCAGAACTTCACAAAAGTAGAATATGTAACTGTCTGCAGCGATGGTGAAGTATGGAAAGTAAGTCAGGTTGTTACCTCCTATCCTAAAAAATAA